The following are from one region of the Paenibacillus protaetiae genome:
- the spoIIR gene encoding stage II sporulation protein R has protein sequence MIYTRPYSRFYFRKSYAYIVFALIMLVMSWEGLKNDAAVIPSSIPDQAIRLRILANSDTPVDQAVKRVVRDEVVAAMDGWVTEPQTIEEARQTIRSHMPELESIVAEVLESRGFTYSYHAQLGVVPFPTKMYGDEVYPAGDYEALLITLGEGKGQNWWCVLFPPLCFIDAVTGEASASEAAATPAEDAQASQAAADKPSADAKSSKTDSAQTAGSVKAADQAGAGHDAAKNAAAGQGAEAPHVKFFLVELIEKLIHWLKALFA, from the coding sequence ATGATTTATACCCGTCCTTATTCCCGTTTTTATTTCCGTAAATCGTATGCTTATATCGTTTTTGCTCTTATTATGCTCGTGATGAGCTGGGAAGGTCTTAAAAATGATGCTGCCGTTATTCCTTCGTCTATTCCTGACCAAGCGATCCGCCTGCGGATCCTGGCCAATTCCGATACGCCTGTCGACCAGGCTGTGAAACGTGTTGTCCGTGATGAAGTTGTAGCCGCTATGGACGGCTGGGTTACGGAGCCTCAAACGATTGAAGAAGCCCGCCAAACGATCCGCAGCCATATGCCGGAGCTGGAGTCGATCGTGGCGGAAGTGCTGGAAAGCAGAGGATTTACGTACTCGTATCATGCCCAGCTGGGCGTCGTTCCTTTTCCAACCAAAATGTACGGCGATGAAGTATATCCGGCCGGCGATTACGAAGCGTTGTTAATTACGCTGGGCGAAGGCAAAGGGCAAAACTGGTGGTGCGTGCTGTTCCCGCCGTTATGTTTCATAGATGCGGTAACAGGCGAAGCGTCCGCTTCCGAAGCGGCGGCAACGCCTGCCGAAGATGCACAAGCTTCCCAGGCCGCTGCAGACAAGCCGTCTGCGGATGCGAAAAGTTCCAAGACCGACAGCGCCCAAACGGCTGGCAGCGTTAAGGCTGCTGATCAAGCGGGCGCCGGCCATGACGCCGCCAAGAATGCCGCAGCCGGACAAGGGGCTGAAGCGCCGCATGTGAAATTTTTTCTGGTCGAACTGATCGAGAAGCTGATTCACTGGTTAAAAGCGCTGTTTGCTTAA
- a CDS encoding L-threonylcarbamoyladenylate synthase: MKNKTKRTKVWPVTLPADVRQLQEAADLLRSGGLVAFPTETVYGLGADARNTEAIRQVFEAKGRPSDNPLIVHIADKSQLDALVLPYPELAGRLMDAFWPGPLTFVLPVIPGAVSPLVTAGLDTVGVRMPDHPAALALIRQSGCPLAGPSANKSGRPSPTEAGHVLDDLDGRIGGVVDGGACGVGLESTVIQITGEDGVRILRPGGITPEQLEQAAPGVRIDAPTAAGEQTEAPRSPGMKYTHYAPHGEMVIVCGEPSAVAACIRKEAGLAKARGETTGVLAFAEHAAEYEADVVLSCGSKQELGQAAAGLYASLRHFDEAGIQRIWAEGCPEEGLGLALMNRLRKAAGGQVIRV; the protein is encoded by the coding sequence ATGAAGAACAAAACGAAACGAACCAAAGTATGGCCGGTTACGCTGCCCGCAGACGTCCGGCAGCTGCAAGAAGCCGCCGATCTGCTCCGCAGCGGCGGCCTTGTCGCATTTCCGACGGAGACGGTATACGGGCTTGGAGCCGATGCCCGGAATACAGAGGCGATCCGGCAGGTTTTTGAAGCGAAGGGGCGCCCTTCGGACAATCCGTTAATTGTGCATATCGCAGACAAAAGCCAGCTGGATGCGCTTGTGCTCCCGTATCCGGAGCTGGCAGGCCGTCTGATGGACGCATTTTGGCCGGGGCCGCTTACGTTTGTGCTGCCTGTAATTCCGGGGGCGGTATCCCCGCTTGTAACCGCGGGGCTGGATACGGTAGGCGTCCGGATGCCGGATCATCCGGCTGCGCTGGCGCTGATCCGCCAGTCCGGCTGTCCGCTGGCCGGGCCAAGCGCCAATAAGTCGGGGCGTCCCAGCCCGACGGAAGCGGGGCATGTGCTGGACGATTTGGACGGCCGGATCGGCGGCGTCGTTGACGGAGGCGCCTGCGGCGTCGGGCTGGAGTCGACGGTGATCCAAATTACGGGCGAAGATGGCGTGCGCATCCTCCGTCCGGGCGGCATTACCCCGGAGCAGCTGGAGCAGGCGGCGCCGGGCGTCCGCATTGATGCCCCGACGGCAGCCGGCGAACAAACGGAAGCGCCGCGGTCGCCGGGCATGAAGTATACGCATTATGCGCCGCACGGCGAAATGGTGATCGTCTGCGGAGAGCCGTCCGCAGTGGCCGCTTGCATCCGCAAAGAAGCCGGGCTGGCCAAAGCGCGCGGGGAAACAACGGGCGTGCTTGCATTCGCGGAGCATGCCGCCGAATATGAAGCCGATGTCGTGCTTTCCTGCGGCAGCAAGCAGGAGCTGGGGCAAGCGGCAGCCGGACTTTACGCCTCTCTGCGGCATTTTGACGAAGCGGGCATCCAGCGCATTTGGGCCGAGGGCTGCCCGGAGGAAGGGCTCGGCCTTGCGCTTATGAACCGGCTGCGCAAAGCTGCCGGAGGGCAGGTTATACGAGTATAA
- a CDS encoding manganese efflux pump MntP family protein, producing the protein MAAGQLFTLLLMAAALGMDAFSLGIGIGLRGIRLKHILRLSLIIALFHVLMPLAGIWMGKLVGALLGHIASMAAGALLLLLGGHMIYNSLRGEQVRPVDTRTLWGTLVLALSVSVDSFSVGISLGVFAADVAVTVLAFGFFGGLMSIMGLMLGRRAGRNLGEYGEACGGAILLLFGILFMI; encoded by the coding sequence ATGGCCGCTGGCCAGTTGTTTACTTTGCTGCTTATGGCGGCCGCACTTGGGATGGATGCTTTTTCGCTGGGCATCGGAATCGGTCTGAGAGGCATACGGCTAAAGCATATTTTGCGGCTGAGCCTTATTATTGCATTGTTCCATGTGCTGATGCCGCTGGCAGGCATCTGGATGGGAAAGCTGGTTGGCGCTTTGCTGGGTCATATTGCAAGCATGGCGGCCGGCGCGCTTCTGCTGCTGCTTGGCGGGCATATGATTTACAACTCGCTGCGGGGCGAACAGGTCAGGCCGGTGGATACGCGGACCTTATGGGGCACGCTCGTGCTGGCGCTCAGCGTCAGCGTGGATTCGTTTTCGGTCGGCATATCGCTTGGCGTTTTTGCGGCTGATGTTGCCGTAACGGTGCTTGCCTTCGGTTTTTTCGGCGGGCTGATGTCCATTATGGGCTTGATGCTCGGCCGGCGGGCCGGCCGCAACCTTGGCGAGTATGGAGAGGCTTGCGGCGGTGCAATCTTGTTATTATTCGGCATACTGTTTATGATATGA